A single genomic interval of Armatimonadota bacterium harbors:
- a CDS encoding Crp/Fnr family transcriptional regulator — translation MPTNSEILARVPLFRNVGPEGLEHLGAVCSRKTLAKGEILFLEGVPADCLYVVVSGRLRIERTGAEGQTQVLGFRAAGEVVGEMGLLDSQPRSAQATASSACRLLSVHGRDFERVVLAQPGVALGIMRTLASRLREAGQQAIDRRSKDVGERLLDLLTAEADESGRTRSGTSQSTWADVLGCTRETVNRALAKLEFEGKLQRSGRSVVVSLGRSDRRRT, via the coding sequence GTGCCGACCAACTCAGAGATCCTGGCGCGGGTGCCACTGTTCCGCAACGTCGGTCCGGAAGGGCTTGAACATCTGGGAGCCGTTTGTTCGCGGAAGACCCTGGCCAAAGGCGAAATCCTGTTCCTCGAGGGCGTCCCTGCCGACTGCCTTTATGTCGTCGTCTCGGGCCGCTTGAGGATCGAGCGTACAGGTGCCGAGGGGCAGACGCAAGTCCTTGGGTTCCGTGCGGCAGGCGAGGTCGTGGGGGAGATGGGCCTGCTCGACTCCCAACCACGGTCCGCCCAAGCTACGGCCTCTTCGGCGTGTCGCTTGCTGTCTGTCCATGGAAGGGATTTCGAGAGAGTCGTGCTCGCACAGCCCGGTGTCGCCCTTGGAATCATGAGGACGCTCGCCTCCCGACTCCGCGAAGCCGGCCAACAAGCGATCGACCGCCGCAGCAAAGATGTGGGGGAAAGACTGCTCGACCTGTTAACGGCGGAGGCCGACGAATCGGGCCGGACGCGGTCGGGCACCAGCCAGTCGACCTGGGCCGACGTCCTCGGCTGCACGCGCGAGACCGTCAACCGCGCTCTTGCGAAATTGGAGTTCGAAGGCAAGCTCCAACGGTCAGGTCGGAGCGTGGTCGTTTCCCTTGGCCGCTCCGACCGGAGACGGACTTAA
- a CDS encoding di-heme enzyme, whose amino-acid sequence MKRSVKVFWFLAPLTLGLALGGSRPVDGPYDWKLPVGFPTPIVPADNPMTAAKVELGRHLFFDKRLSGNGTQSCASCHRPDRAFADDRPVTQGSTGEPGVRNPMSLVNVAYAGVLTWSNPGHRTLEAQVSVPLFGTHPVELGAEKDAVLKSLESESRYGPLFAAAFPGHDGPYTIDQVSKALACFQRSLISAGSPYDRYRRGEIGAISEAAKRGEFVFVGPRLDCARCHGEELFTDTTVSTVDPAKVVKFHNNGLYNVQGPTSYPQPSIGVAEHTKRPEDMGKFKAPSLRNIALTAPYMHDGSIATLEGVVDHYAAGGRTIKDGPHAGVGRDNPNKDPELKGFRLFPSDKEALIAFLESLTDPTIATNPAFSDPWTPGRH is encoded by the coding sequence ATGAAGCGATCGGTGAAGGTGTTCTGGTTCCTGGCACCGTTGACCCTCGGACTTGCCCTCGGTGGAAGCCGTCCGGTCGACGGACCCTACGATTGGAAACTGCCCGTCGGCTTCCCGACTCCGATCGTCCCCGCCGACAATCCCATGACCGCGGCCAAGGTCGAACTCGGTCGCCATCTGTTCTTCGACAAGAGACTCTCCGGAAACGGCACCCAGAGCTGTGCGTCCTGCCATCGGCCCGATCGGGCGTTCGCCGACGACCGTCCGGTCACTCAGGGGTCGACGGGCGAGCCCGGCGTTCGGAACCCGATGAGCCTCGTCAACGTCGCCTACGCAGGGGTGTTGACCTGGAGCAATCCCGGACACCGGACGCTCGAAGCGCAAGTGTCGGTGCCCTTGTTCGGAACGCACCCCGTCGAGCTCGGTGCCGAAAAGGACGCCGTCCTCAAGTCCCTGGAGTCGGAAAGCAGGTACGGGCCCCTCTTCGCGGCCGCGTTTCCCGGGCACGACGGACCTTACACGATCGATCAAGTGTCCAAGGCCCTGGCCTGCTTCCAGCGCAGCCTGATCTCGGCAGGATCGCCCTACGACCGATACCGTCGCGGAGAGATCGGTGCGATTTCAGAAGCGGCAAAACGGGGCGAGTTCGTGTTCGTCGGCCCAAGGCTCGACTGCGCCCGGTGCCACGGAGAGGAACTGTTCACCGATACGACCGTTTCGACCGTCGACCCCGCGAAAGTGGTCAAATTCCATAACAACGGCCTCTACAACGTGCAGGGGCCGACGTCCTATCCTCAACCGAGCATCGGTGTCGCCGAGCATACGAAGCGGCCCGAAGACATGGGAAAGTTCAAGGCTCCGAGCCTGCGCAACATCGCGCTCACAGCGCCGTATATGCACGACGGGAGCATCGCGACCCTCGAGGGTGTCGTCGACCACTATGCGGCGGGTGGACGGACGATCAAAGACGGTCCTCACGCCGGCGTCGGGCGCGACAATCCCAACAAAGACCCAGAACTCAAGGGGTTCCGCCTGTTCCCGTCGGATAAAGAGGCGTTGATCGCTTTCCTCGAATCGCTGACGGATCCGACGATCGCGACGAACCCCGCTTTCAGCGACCCTTGGACACCCGGGCGGCATTGA
- a CDS encoding nitronate monooxygenase yields MALPMIIQGGMGVAVSNWRLARAVASRGHMGVVSGTGIDAVVSRRLQHGDAGGVLKRAFDAFPVPEMARRVWDRYFVPEGKAESAPYKAKPVPNLQTGRAGTELSVVASFVEVWLAKQGHNGPVGINLLEKIQLTHLSCLFGAMLAGVDYVLMGAGIPRQIPGVLDSLSRMEETGYAVDVAGALPGETYYNRIDPKDLADWPMTELPRPKFLAIISSTVLAQTLIKKCTPPVDGFVVEGPLAGGHNAPPRGPLVLDAKNEPVYGPKDVPDLAVIRDLGAPFWMAGAYGEPCMLEAALEAGAQGVQVGTAFAFCEESGIEPGIKRQVIEQVLKGNISVKTDAFASPTGFPFKVVQMEGTLSADDVYEKRDRICDLGYLRTPYRKDDGTVGYRCASEPVDDFVAKGGELEQTVGRKCICNGLVSTIGLSQHRKDGSVEPPIITAGDELVNIGRFLPPGADSYTVDDVLAYLLKFRNGDVRPA; encoded by the coding sequence ATGGCTCTTCCCATGATCATCCAGGGCGGCATGGGCGTCGCGGTGTCCAATTGGAGGCTCGCCCGGGCGGTCGCTTCCCGAGGCCATATGGGGGTCGTCTCGGGTACAGGGATCGACGCCGTGGTCAGTCGAAGGTTGCAGCACGGAGACGCGGGCGGTGTCTTGAAACGCGCCTTCGACGCCTTCCCCGTTCCGGAAATGGCCCGGCGGGTGTGGGACCGGTACTTCGTGCCCGAAGGGAAAGCCGAGTCTGCGCCTTACAAAGCCAAGCCGGTGCCGAACCTTCAAACAGGACGGGCCGGCACCGAACTCTCGGTCGTCGCCAGCTTCGTCGAAGTCTGGTTGGCCAAGCAAGGTCACAACGGACCTGTCGGGATCAACCTGCTCGAGAAGATCCAGCTCACGCACCTCTCCTGCCTCTTCGGAGCGATGCTCGCCGGAGTCGACTATGTCTTGATGGGCGCAGGAATCCCGCGGCAGATCCCTGGCGTTTTGGACTCGCTCTCCCGGATGGAAGAGACCGGGTATGCGGTCGACGTGGCGGGTGCCCTTCCCGGCGAAACGTATTACAACCGGATCGACCCGAAGGACCTCGCCGATTGGCCGATGACGGAACTGCCACGGCCCAAGTTCCTCGCGATCATCAGCAGTACGGTCCTCGCCCAGACCCTGATCAAAAAGTGCACGCCTCCCGTCGACGGGTTCGTCGTCGAAGGCCCCTTGGCCGGAGGCCACAACGCCCCGCCCCGCGGCCCTCTCGTCCTGGACGCAAAGAACGAACCGGTCTACGGCCCGAAAGACGTCCCCGACTTGGCCGTGATCCGCGATCTCGGGGCTCCGTTCTGGATGGCGGGCGCCTACGGCGAACCGTGCATGCTCGAAGCCGCCCTTGAGGCCGGCGCTCAAGGAGTCCAAGTGGGCACGGCGTTCGCGTTCTGCGAGGAGTCCGGCATCGAACCCGGTATCAAGCGACAGGTCATCGAGCAGGTCCTCAAGGGGAACATTTCGGTCAAGACCGACGCCTTCGCGAGCCCGACAGGCTTCCCCTTCAAGGTCGTCCAGATGGAAGGCACCTTGAGCGCCGACGACGTTTACGAAAAACGGGACCGCATCTGCGATCTGGGCTATCTGCGCACGCCCTATCGAAAGGACGACGGCACGGTCGGCTACAGGTGCGCGAGCGAACCCGTCGACGATTTCGTCGCCAAGGGCGGCGAATTGGAACAGACGGTCGGCCGCAAGTGCATCTGCAACGGTCTCGTGTCGACGATCGGGCTCTCTCAGCACCGTAAAGACGGAAGCGTTGAACCACCGATCATCACGGCGGGTGACGAACTCGTCAATATCGGACGGTTCCTGCCTCCGGGTGCCGACAGCTACACCGTCGACGACGTCCTTGCTTACCTGCTGAAGTTCCGGAACGGCGACGTCCGACCGGCATGA
- a CDS encoding DNA alkylation repair protein has protein sequence MTCQEVVAELESLGTPQIKKIWMNYGAQEPCFGVKVEDMKKILKRVKGDHGLALELYDTGIADAMYLAGLLVDDSKMSETDLEKWLQNAAPGWVADFTVPWVAGSSPHARDTAVKWIGAAGEDAVAAGWSTYSSYLSITPDEKLDLKEVTALLEQVEATVHDRPDRVKSAMNQFVSFVGCYVAPLHDLAVLTATRIGPISIAKNGNCKVPYAPDQIAKFTARGAVGRKRKSAKC, from the coding sequence ATGACCTGCCAAGAGGTGGTCGCCGAACTCGAGTCGCTCGGAACCCCACAGATCAAGAAGATCTGGATGAACTACGGCGCGCAAGAGCCTTGCTTCGGAGTCAAGGTCGAGGACATGAAGAAGATCCTCAAGCGCGTCAAGGGAGACCATGGCCTCGCGCTCGAACTGTACGATACGGGCATCGCCGACGCGATGTACTTGGCCGGTTTGCTCGTCGACGACTCGAAGATGAGCGAAACCGATCTTGAGAAGTGGCTTCAGAACGCGGCTCCCGGCTGGGTCGCGGATTTCACCGTGCCCTGGGTCGCCGGGAGCAGCCCTCATGCTCGGGACACCGCGGTCAAATGGATCGGAGCCGCCGGAGAGGACGCCGTCGCAGCGGGTTGGAGCACGTACAGCTCCTATCTGTCCATCACGCCTGACGAGAAGCTCGACCTGAAGGAGGTCACGGCGTTGCTCGAACAGGTCGAAGCCACCGTCCACGACCGGCCCGACCGGGTCAAATCGGCCATGAACCAGTTCGTCTCGTTCGTCGGGTGCTACGTGGCGCCGCTCCATGACCTGGCCGTCCTGACTGCGACGAGGATCGGGCCGATTTCGATCGCCAAGAACGGCAACTGCAAGGTTCCGTACGCCCCCGACCAGATCGCCAAGTTCACGGCTCGTGGCGCGGTCGGTCGAAAGCGTAAATCGGCGAAGTGCTGA
- a CDS encoding DinB family protein: protein MDMIENCKKRAELALYQFLRNFGHVPDDKLHWKPVPSAKSALQIAAHCAGYSGGFAGIIKAGKFPDSVEEFLGPINARIQSVTTREEAVAVLEQGIADTLEALDHVTPEQTASTIETPIGPTPFLFFMTIPSNHLVNHTGQIDYLQTCWDDQQVYFE, encoded by the coding sequence ATGGACATGATCGAGAACTGCAAAAAGCGGGCGGAGCTGGCGCTGTACCAGTTCCTTCGGAACTTCGGCCACGTTCCCGACGACAAGCTCCATTGGAAACCGGTGCCGTCCGCAAAGAGCGCTCTCCAGATCGCGGCCCACTGCGCGGGTTATAGCGGGGGGTTCGCCGGCATCATCAAAGCCGGAAAGTTCCCGGACTCCGTCGAGGAGTTCCTCGGCCCCATCAATGCCAGGATCCAAAGCGTCACGACCCGTGAGGAAGCCGTCGCCGTCCTCGAACAGGGCATCGCGGACACGCTCGAGGCCCTGGACCACGTCACTCCGGAGCAGACCGCGTCGACGATCGAGACACCGATCGGGCCGACGCCGTTCTTGTTCTTCATGACGATCCCCTCGAACCACCTCGTCAACCACACGGGACAGATCGACTATCTCCAGACCTGTTGGGACGACCAGCAAGTGTATTTCGAGTAA
- a CDS encoding CHRD domain-containing protein: MRRTSRRWGETALALMLSGALASPGVANQHAYRDTTAAFRQAITDPTGVADDDFDAYSDSANWEVNTNVTETDQVNDELLIGWLARHLIPPHGEGPNALGYLDEIRVDADDYAQGKGYSVTRSHVIGHGGHFDKFLARATFDIESTFGVDQITNYSFVFVGAHTDTIYGEVGLDTTLVSSKVVPPNASPTVGNCLLTYDNATGRFGVSIAVTGLAYHQITGATLNIGPPGQNGPPIGELGRPGDWTDMQSQSTCLQLDDLSTQPLLLGLVRKGLVYVTVMTQNHPLGEVRGQLRTVVTSALPRP, from the coding sequence ATGAGACGAACGTCACGTCGCTGGGGCGAAACCGCTCTGGCCCTTATGCTGTCGGGCGCGTTGGCTAGCCCTGGCGTCGCGAACCAGCACGCCTACCGAGACACGACCGCCGCCTTCAGGCAGGCCATCACCGACCCGACCGGCGTCGCAGACGACGATTTCGACGCCTATAGCGATTCGGCCAATTGGGAGGTGAACACCAACGTCACCGAGACCGACCAGGTCAACGACGAGCTGCTGATCGGTTGGCTCGCCAGACACCTGATCCCGCCCCACGGCGAGGGCCCGAACGCGCTCGGCTACCTGGACGAGATTCGAGTCGACGCCGACGACTATGCGCAAGGCAAAGGCTATTCCGTCACCCGTTCGCACGTCATCGGGCACGGTGGGCACTTCGACAAGTTCCTGGCCCGTGCGACCTTCGACATCGAGTCGACGTTCGGCGTGGACCAGATCACGAACTACTCCTTTGTGTTCGTGGGCGCGCACACTGACACGATCTATGGCGAGGTCGGCTTGGACACGACCCTCGTGTCCAGCAAAGTCGTGCCTCCGAACGCCAGCCCGACCGTAGGCAATTGCCTGTTGACTTACGACAACGCGACGGGCCGGTTCGGCGTCAGCATCGCGGTCACGGGCCTGGCGTACCATCAGATCACGGGGGCCACGCTCAACATCGGTCCTCCGGGTCAGAACGGTCCGCCGATCGGCGAGCTTGGACGGCCAGGAGACTGGACCGACATGCAGTCCCAGTCGACCTGCCTCCAATTGGACGACCTTTCGACGCAGCCGCTGCTGCTCGGGCTCGTCCGAAAGGGGTTGGTCTATGTCACCGTCATGACGCAGAACCATCCCCTCGGTGAAGTCCGTGGTCAGTTGCGGACGGTCGTCACGTCGGCGCTTCCTCGCCCCTGA
- a CDS encoding fibronectin type III domain-containing protein yields MPTYYHTKKSNFAAWMANFQSVAAANALALQLDVSELSEIAAANTQFAASFSAQETARAAAKGATALCDQEWSEALAVVAKYNAQFQAIPNINPALLGQLGLNVPGGGGTVPVFAPSDLSATGSSNGVNALRWNRNGNESGTTYVIEASYGESGAWQIVDNSSRTKFDHDGQTPGQFVRYRVYAQCGATKSAPSGTASVYDPGAGLSLVDGGQQAA; encoded by the coding sequence ATGCCGACTTATTATCATACGAAGAAGTCCAATTTCGCGGCCTGGATGGCGAACTTCCAGTCCGTCGCAGCCGCCAACGCCTTAGCTTTACAGCTCGATGTGAGCGAACTTTCCGAAATCGCCGCGGCCAACACGCAGTTCGCCGCTTCCTTCAGCGCCCAAGAGACGGCCCGTGCGGCGGCGAAAGGCGCGACCGCCCTCTGCGACCAAGAATGGTCCGAGGCGCTCGCGGTCGTCGCGAAGTACAACGCCCAGTTCCAGGCGATCCCCAACATCAACCCGGCCCTGCTCGGACAGCTCGGTCTGAACGTCCCCGGCGGGGGCGGCACCGTGCCCGTCTTCGCCCCGAGCGACCTCAGCGCGACGGGCAGCAGCAACGGTGTCAACGCGCTCCGCTGGAACAGGAACGGCAACGAGAGCGGCACCACCTATGTCATCGAGGCCAGCTACGGCGAGTCCGGCGCGTGGCAGATCGTGGACAACTCTTCTCGCACGAAGTTCGACCACGACGGCCAGACCCCGGGTCAGTTCGTCCGTTACCGCGTCTACGCCCAGTGCGGCGCGACGAAAAGCGCACCTTCGGGCACGGCCTCGGTCTACGACCCGGGCGCGGGGCTGAGCCTGGTCGATGGCGGCCAACAGGCGGCCTGA
- a CDS encoding fibronectin type III domain-containing protein — protein sequence MSYITELSSDGSLNTALANFNALCVQFTAQLSLQPADLIAIAAAASQFNTALNAATAAKQTSKGSVEAKDVQKAASKAVIAKYAKIFRANPAVSDQLLEQLMLPHHKTPGAKTPPTQPLDLVGSADGQGLVTLKWKRSGNIEGTNFLVEARTAPTGEWTIMGSTTRVKTTFQGTPGDYLAFRVTAVRNKQSSPPSVPFVLWDGSTGEGFELKVA from the coding sequence ATGTCCTACATTACCGAACTATCGTCTGACGGGAGTCTCAATACCGCACTGGCCAACTTCAATGCCCTGTGTGTTCAATTTACGGCCCAACTTTCCCTGCAGCCGGCTGATCTGATCGCGATCGCCGCTGCAGCGAGCCAGTTCAACACGGCGCTCAACGCAGCGACTGCCGCGAAGCAGACATCGAAGGGAAGCGTGGAGGCGAAAGACGTGCAGAAGGCTGCGAGCAAAGCCGTTATCGCCAAGTATGCGAAGATCTTCCGCGCCAATCCGGCGGTCTCCGACCAGCTCCTGGAGCAGCTCATGCTGCCCCACCACAAGACCCCGGGCGCAAAGACCCCGCCGACCCAACCGCTCGACCTGGTCGGCAGCGCCGACGGGCAGGGGCTCGTCACGCTCAAGTGGAAGCGCAGCGGCAATATCGAGGGGACGAACTTCCTCGTGGAGGCGCGCACCGCGCCTACAGGGGAATGGACGATCATGGGGAGCACGACCCGCGTCAAAACGACCTTCCAAGGCACGCCGGGCGACTACCTCGCCTTCCGCGTGACGGCCGTACGGAACAAGCAGTCCTCTCCGCCGAGCGTGCCGTTCGTGCTGTGGGACGGTTCGACGGGCGAAGGCTTCGAACTGAAAGTGGCCTGA
- the groL gene encoding chaperonin GroEL (60 kDa chaperone family; promotes refolding of misfolded polypeptides especially under stressful conditions; forms two stacked rings of heptamers to form a barrel-shaped 14mer; ends can be capped by GroES; misfolded proteins enter the barrel where they are refolded when GroES binds), which yields MPAKQLLYDETARRALERGVNKVADAVKVTLGPKGRNVVLDKKWGSPTITKDGVTVAKEIELEDPYENMGAQLCKEVASKTNDVAGDGTTTATVLAQAIVTEGLRYVAAGGNPIAVKRGIDKAVEAVVEYIKKEAKTVKDKEQVQFVATIAGNDAEIGVQVSDAMDKVGKDGVITVEESKGRETNVEIVEGMQFDRGYISPYFVTDPERMEAVLENPLILIHEKKVGSAQDLLPFLEKAAQARKPVLIIAEDVEAEALATVVLNKIRGVLQIAAVKAPGFGDRRKAMLEDIAVLTKGQFISEDLGTKLENVTLDMLGTAKKVVITKEDTTIIEGAGTKQSVMGRINQIKSQIDNTDSNYDREKLQERLAKLSGGVAVIKVGASTETELKEKKHRYEDALSATRAAVEEGIVTGGGVTLLGAQSALDKIKAEGDELTGIMIVRRALEAPLRTIAENGGWEGSVIVEKVREAKNGFGLNAATGEIVDLSKAGIVDPAKVTRSTVQNAASIAGLVLTTEALVVEKPEPKKAAPAMPGGGMGDMDF from the coding sequence ATGCCAGCCAAACAACTTCTCTACGATGAAACCGCCCGCAGAGCCCTCGAGCGGGGCGTCAACAAAGTCGCCGATGCCGTGAAGGTCACGCTCGGCCCCAAAGGACGCAACGTCGTCCTCGACAAAAAGTGGGGTTCGCCCACGATCACCAAGGACGGCGTCACCGTCGCCAAGGAGATCGAGCTCGAAGACCCCTACGAGAACATGGGCGCGCAGCTCTGCAAAGAGGTCGCCTCCAAGACCAACGACGTCGCGGGAGACGGCACCACCACCGCCACCGTCCTCGCCCAGGCGATCGTGACCGAAGGCCTCCGCTACGTCGCCGCCGGCGGCAACCCGATCGCCGTCAAGCGCGGCATCGACAAGGCCGTCGAGGCCGTCGTCGAATACATCAAGAAGGAAGCCAAGACGGTCAAAGACAAGGAGCAGGTCCAGTTCGTCGCCACGATCGCCGGCAACGACGCCGAGATCGGCGTCCAGGTCAGCGACGCGATGGACAAGGTCGGCAAGGACGGTGTCATCACCGTCGAAGAGTCGAAGGGCCGCGAGACCAACGTCGAGATCGTCGAAGGCATGCAGTTCGACCGCGGCTACATCTCGCCGTACTTCGTCACCGACCCCGAGCGGATGGAAGCCGTCCTCGAGAACCCGCTGATCCTCATCCACGAGAAGAAGGTCGGCAGCGCGCAGGACCTCCTTCCCTTCCTTGAGAAGGCCGCCCAGGCCCGAAAGCCGGTCCTCATCATCGCCGAGGACGTCGAGGCCGAAGCTCTCGCCACCGTCGTCCTGAACAAGATCCGCGGCGTGCTGCAGATCGCGGCCGTCAAAGCCCCCGGCTTCGGCGACCGCCGCAAGGCCATGCTCGAGGACATCGCCGTCCTCACCAAGGGCCAGTTCATCAGCGAAGACCTCGGTACGAAGCTCGAGAACGTCACCCTCGACATGCTCGGCACCGCCAAGAAGGTCGTGATCACCAAGGAAGACACGACCATCATCGAAGGCGCGGGCACGAAGCAGTCGGTCATGGGCCGCATCAACCAGATCAAGTCCCAGATCGACAACACTGACAGCAACTACGACCGTGAGAAGCTCCAGGAGCGCCTGGCCAAGCTCTCCGGCGGCGTCGCCGTTATCAAGGTCGGCGCGAGCACCGAGACCGAGCTCAAAGAGAAGAAGCACCGCTACGAGGACGCCCTCTCCGCCACGCGCGCCGCAGTGGAAGAAGGCATCGTCACGGGTGGCGGCGTCACCCTGCTCGGCGCCCAGTCCGCGCTGGACAAGATCAAGGCCGAGGGCGACGAGCTCACCGGCATCATGATCGTCCGCCGCGCCCTCGAAGCCCCGCTCCGCACCATCGCCGAGAACGGCGGCTGGGAAGGCAGCGTGATCGTCGAGAAGGTGCGCGAAGCCAAGAACGGCTTCGGCCTCAACGCCGCTACGGGCGAGATCGTCGACCTGAGCAAGGCCGGCATCGTCGACCCCGCCAAGGTCACCCGCTCGACCGTCCAGAACGCCGCCTCCATCGCGGGCCTCGTCCTGACGACGGAAGCGCTGGTCGTCGAGAAGCCTGAGCCCAAGAAGGCTGCCCCGGCCATGCCGGGTGGCGGAATGGGCGACATGGACTTCTAA
- a CDS encoding four helix bundle protein, whose product MAGYKDLDVWKLGRERAVLVYGHCRSFPEEERFGLIGQLQRAAVSVPCNIAEGYGRRSSGEYCRFLRIAKGSLNEVETLLQIAADLGIAETPQEIESLVPIVGTKLTNLIEKVSQGTLREEIAEYSTTE is encoded by the coding sequence ATGGCAGGTTACAAAGATCTCGACGTTTGGAAACTCGGTCGCGAACGGGCAGTGCTTGTTTACGGGCACTGCAGGAGCTTTCCGGAAGAAGAACGTTTCGGCCTCATTGGCCAACTGCAGCGAGCTGCGGTCTCAGTTCCCTGCAACATCGCTGAAGGCTACGGCCGACGATCGAGCGGTGAGTACTGCAGGTTCCTCAGGATCGCCAAGGGATCTCTGAACGAGGTCGAGACTTTGCTTCAGATTGCCGCCGATCTAGGAATCGCCGAAACACCACAAGAGATCGAGAGCCTGGTACCTATCGTGGGCACCAAGCTGACGAACCTGATCGAAAAGGTCTCCCAGGGGACCCTCCGAGAAGAAATCGCCGAATACTCCACCACCGAATAA
- the groES gene encoding co-chaperone GroES produces MANIKPLGDKVVVEVLEAEEKTSGGIILPDSAKKKPTEGKVVAVGEGRTLDNGNRNKLSVKAGDRVLFSKYGGNEVTLDGKDFTILDEDQIYAIVK; encoded by the coding sequence ATGGCGAACATCAAACCCCTAGGAGACAAGGTGGTCGTCGAGGTGCTGGAGGCCGAAGAAAAGACCTCCGGCGGCATCATCCTCCCCGACAGCGCGAAGAAAAAGCCCACTGAAGGCAAAGTCGTCGCCGTCGGAGAAGGCCGCACCCTCGATAACGGCAACCGTAACAAACTCAGCGTCAAGGCGGGCGACCGCGTGCTTTTCAGCAAGTACGGCGGGAACGAAGTCACCCTCGACGGCAAGGATTTCACGATCCTCGACGAAGACCAGATCTACGCGATCGTGAAGTAA
- a CDS encoding P-loop NTPase: MEKASEAVVAETTVHDTLFDPKLLDLVPAKVAVANRVLPIGLSSDVLVCMAEEPDDPYLMSRLRFQLQRDVRLIPARPGFDRALEEAYGGDPCPETEDLVSAVTAPLEGVVRQRKGVSHRPWNAAPKVIAVTSGKGGVGKTTMTANLGIALARLGLTVGVIDCDFGLSNLHVMLGMRPVHKLPDVLSGRVPLHDGFEPGPEGLRVLAGATGSPELAELTYARLSRGGVSTENLKRIFDIVFLDTGAGIARGALSMLTNADEALLVVTPDPSSVQDAYVTLRVLTERKPMMRVGFVVNDVKDSSQASDVAAKFQTFSALHLGCQLRYLGSVSHDHAVEKATRSRSPVVQSAPKSRAARDIEALAYRFSGIPNERLNLFQRIVEKLDFA, from the coding sequence ATGGAGAAAGCGAGCGAAGCCGTCGTGGCCGAAACGACGGTGCACGACACGTTGTTCGACCCGAAACTGCTGGACCTGGTTCCGGCCAAAGTGGCCGTCGCCAACCGGGTGTTGCCGATCGGTCTGAGCAGCGACGTCCTCGTCTGCATGGCAGAGGAGCCGGACGATCCGTACCTGATGTCCCGGTTGAGGTTCCAACTTCAGCGGGACGTTCGCTTGATCCCGGCTCGGCCCGGGTTCGACCGCGCGCTTGAAGAGGCGTACGGCGGCGACCCGTGCCCGGAGACGGAAGACCTCGTTTCGGCCGTGACGGCCCCGCTCGAAGGCGTCGTCCGCCAGCGCAAAGGCGTCAGCCACCGGCCCTGGAACGCGGCTCCGAAAGTCATCGCGGTGACGAGTGGTAAGGGCGGCGTCGGCAAGACCACGATGACGGCCAACTTGGGCATCGCCCTAGCCCGCCTTGGGCTGACCGTCGGCGTCATCGACTGCGATTTCGGCCTGTCGAACCTCCATGTGATGCTCGGCATGAGGCCCGTGCACAAGTTGCCCGACGTCCTTTCCGGCCGGGTCCCCCTGCACGACGGTTTCGAGCCCGGCCCGGAAGGACTGAGGGTCCTTGCCGGCGCGACGGGTTCTCCGGAACTAGCGGAGCTGACTTATGCGCGGCTGTCGCGGGGCGGCGTCTCGACGGAAAACCTGAAGCGGATCTTCGACATCGTGTTCCTGGATACGGGTGCAGGAATCGCCCGCGGTGCGCTGTCGATGCTGACGAACGCGGACGAAGCGTTGTTGGTCGTGACTCCGGACCCTTCGTCGGTCCAGGACGCTTATGTGACGCTGCGCGTCTTGACGGAGCGCAAGCCGATGATGCGGGTCGGGTTCGTCGTCAACGACGTGAAGGACTCGTCGCAGGCGTCGGACGTCGCGGCAAAGTTCCAGACGTTTTCGGCCCTTCACCTCGGATGCCAGTTGCGTTATCTGGGTAGCGTCTCACACGACCATGCGGTCGAAAAGGCCACTCGGAGTCGGTCTCCCGTGGTCCAGTCGGCTCCAAAGAGCCGGGCGGCCCGGGACATCGAGGCGTTGGCCTACCGGTTCAGCGGCATTCCGAACGAGCGCTTGAACCTGTTCCAGCGGATCGTCGAAAAGCTCGACTTCGCTTAG